A window of the Brassica napus cultivar Da-Ae chromosome A2, Da-Ae, whole genome shotgun sequence genome harbors these coding sequences:
- the LOC106429719 gene encoding magnesium transporter MRS2-10 → MSDLKERLLPPRPASAINLRGEAAASRPSASGRQPLLGVDVSGLKKRGQGLKSWIRVDTFANTQVIEVDKFSMMRRCDLPARDLRLLDPLFVYPSTILGRERAIVVNLEQIRCIITADEVLLLNSLDNYVLRYVVELQQRLKASAVGEVWNQDSNELIRRRNNVFQNSSPDYLPFEFRALEIALEAACTFLDAQASELEIEAYPLLDELTSKISTLNLERVRRLKSRLVALTRRVQKVRDEIEQLMDDDGDMAEMYLTEKKKRMEGSLNGGDHHSLLGYRSNDGLSLSAPVSPVSSPPDSSRRLEKSLSIARSRHDSARSSESATENIEELEMLLEAYFVVIDSTLNKLTSLKEYIDDTEDFINIQLDNVRNQLIQFELLLTTATFVVAIFGVVAGIFGMNFEIDFFEKPGAFKWVLTITGVCGLLVFLAFLWFYKRRRLMPL, encoded by the exons ATGTCTGATCTCAAGGAGCGTTTGCTTCCTCCGAGACCCGCTTCAGCTATAAACCTCAGAGGAGAAGCAGCAGCGTCTCGCCCTTCTGCCTCAGGGAGACAGCCTCTCCTCGGGGTTGACGTTTCAGGTCTCAAGAAACGTGGACAAGGTCTCAAGTCCTGGATCCGTGTTGATACTTTCGCCAACACACAGGTCATTGAGGTTGATAAGTTCTCAATGATGCGTAGATGCGACTTGCCTGCACGTGACTTGCGCCTGCTTGATCCTTTGTTCGTGTATCCCTCTACTATCCTGGGGCGTGAGAGAGCTATTGTTGTTAACTTGGAGCAGATCCGTTGTATTATCACTGCGGATGAAGTTTTGTTGTTGAACTCTCTGGATAACTATGTGCTTCGGTATGTGGTTGAGCTCCAGCAGAGGCTTAAGGCAAGTGCTGTTGGTGAGGTTTGGAATCAGGACAGCAATGAACTCATCAGGAGGAGGAACAATGTGTTCCAAAACTCGTCTCCTGATTATTTGCCTTTTGAGTTTAGGGCTCTTGAGATTGCTCTGGAAGCTGCTTGTACCTTCCTTGATGCTCAGGCTTCAGAGTTGGAGATTGAGGCGTACCCGTTATTAGATGAGCTTACCTCAAAGATCAGTACTTTGAACTTGGAGCGTGTGCGTAGACTGAAGAGCAGACTTGTTGCGTTGACGAGGAGAGTTCAGAAGGTGAGGGATGAGATTGAGCAGTTGATGGACGATGATGGGGATATGGCTGAGATGTATTtaacggagaagaagaagagaatggaAGGCTCTTTGAACGGTGGTGATCACCACTCTTTACTTGGATACAGATCAAAcgatggtctctctctctctgcgcCAGTTTCTCCTGTTTCTTCTCCTCCTGATTCTTCAAGGAGACTTGAGAAAAGCTTGAGCATTGCGAGGAGCAGGCATGACAGTGCAAGAAGCTCAGAAAGCGCAACAGAGAATATAGAAGAGCTGGAGATGTTGCTGGAAGCTTACTTTGTTGTCATTGACAGCACTCTCAACAAGCTAACCTCG TTAAAGGAGTACATTGATGATACTGAAGATTTCATCAACATTCAATTG GATAACGTGAGGAATCAGCTGATCCAGTTTGAGCTGCTGCTAACTACTGCAACGTTTGTGGTGGCCATCTTTGGGGTAGTAGCAGGGATCTTTGGGATGAATTTTGAGATAGATTTCTTTGAGAAGCCTGGTGCTTTCAAATGGGTATTGACCATTACTGGAGTCTGTGGCCTTCTTGTATTTTTGGCATTCCTGTGGTTCTACAAACGTAGAAGGCTCATGCCTCTGTGA
- the LOC125586022 gene encoding pentatricopeptide repeat-containing protein At1g80880, mitochondrial-like, with translation MSCAAIARKLTRTTQLWIVQRQYLSRAVSRSFASSSFHIVSFSSAFHRTGLVHSQISSRVPYFFYSNGFSTKTIFEESDINKEVAPLEKGLIDLVRQVSELESEADAMASLEESTFDLNNDSLYSLIWGLREEWRLAFLAFKWGERRGCDDQKACDLMIWVLGNHQKFNIAWCLIRDMFHVSRDTRKAMFLMMDRYAAANDTSQAIRTFDIMDKFKHVPDDEAFQGLLHALCRHGHIEKAEEFMLASKKLFPLDVEGFNVILNGWCNVWTDVTEAKRIWREMGNYCITPNEDSYSHMISCFSKAGNLFDSLRLCDEMRKRGFAPGVDVYNSLVYVLTCENCFGEAVKLVEKMKEEGLKPDSVTYNAMIRPLCEQGKVEEARDVLATMISEKLCPTVDTFHAFLEGVSLDQTLEVLEQMKVSCLGPKEDTFLLILGRLFKKKQPENALKIWAEMGRFEVAANGALYLATVQGLLACGWLEKAREMYLDMEAKGFPGSPKLQKLLKEQKVKGVRKSKRKILQKIGSRGGYSGQRSVYKNVSDRGKT, from the exons ATGAGCTGTGCTGCGATTGCTAGGAAACTAACGCGTACAACACAGCTGTGGATTGTTCAACGTCAGTATCTTTCACGTGCAGTGTCGAGATCATTTGCCAGCTCATCGTTCCACATTGTTTCCTTCTCCTCAGCATTTCATCGAACAGGTCTTGTGCATTCTCAAATCTCAAGCCGTGTCCCTTATTTTTTCTATTCCAATGGCTTCTCCACCAAAACCATCTTCGAAGAATCTGATATCAACAAAGAAGTGGCTCCTTTGGAGAAGGGTCTGATTGATTTAGTCAGACAGGTCTCTGAGCTAGAGTCGGAGGCGGATGCCATGGCTTCTCTTGAGGAGTCAACCTTTGATCTAAATAATGATTCTTTGTACTCTTTAATCTGGGGATTAAGAGAGGAATGGAGGCTTGCCTTTCTAGCGTTTAAATGGGGAGAGAGACGAGGCTGCGATGATCAGAAAGCTTGTGACTTGATGATATGGGTGTTGGGTAATCATCAAAAGTTCAACATAGCTTGGTGTTTGATCCGTGACATGTTTCATGTCTCAAGGGATACTAGAAAGGCCATGTTTCTCATGATGGACAG GTATGCTGCTGCTAATGATACAAGCCAAGCTATTCGGACATTCGATATCATGGATAAATTTAAGCACGTTCCTGATGATGAAGCATTTCAAGGATTGTTACACGCCTTGTGTAGACATGGGCACATTGAAAAAGCTGAAGAATTCATGCTCGCAAGCAAAAAGCTCTTTCCTTTGGACGTTGAAGGATTCAACGTGATTCTTAATGGTTGGTGTAACGTTTGGACTGATGTGACTGAAGCCAAGAGGATTTGGCGAGAGATGGGGAATTACTGTATCACGCCTAACGAGGACTCTTACAGTCACATGATCTCTTGCTTTTCTAAAGCTGGCAACCTTTTTGATTCTCTTAGGCTCTGTGATGAGATGAGGAAACGAGGGTTTGCTCCCGGGGTTGATGTTTATAATTCTTTGGTTTATGTGTTGACTTGCGAGAATTGCTTTGGTGAAGCTGTGAAGCTTGTGGAGAAGATGAAGGAGGAAGGTTTAAAGCCAGATTCAGTCACTTACAATGCGATGATTCGGCCTCTTTGTGAGCAGGGGAAAGTTGAAGAAGCGAGGGATGTATTGGCGACCATGATAAGTGAGAAGCTATGTCCAACTGTTGATACGTTTCATGCGTTCCTTGAAGGTGTGAGTTTGGACCAAACTTTAGAGGTTTTAGAACAAATGAAGGTTTCTTGTTTAGGTCCTAAAGAAGACACCTTTCTCCTCATTCTTGGAAGATTGTTTAAGAAGAAGCAACCGGAGAATGCTTTGAAGATCTGGGCAGAGATGGGTCGTTTTGAGGTAGCTGCTAATGGTGCTCTTTACTTGGCCACAGTACAAGGGCTTTTGGCATGTGGGTGGCTCGAGAAGGCCAGAGAGATGTATTTAGATATGGAAGCAAAAGGATTCCCTGGTAGTCCTAAGCTCCAGAAACTTCTCAAGGAACAGAAGGTGAAGGGGGTTAGAAAAAGCAAGAGGAAAATTCTTCAAAAAATTGGTTCTCGAGGAGGCTATAGCGGTCAACGATCAGTATACAAAAATGTATCTGATAGGGGTAAGACTTGA
- the LOC106429713 gene encoding putative receptor-like protein kinase At1g80870, with amino-acid sequence MPSRQNPIQPKPFNNNRTGALFLILTVSSSLLIFLAIIYFIYHLWTSLLNRSRTIPFFDVASSPPSKLQLFSYKELKLATNDFDESNVIGKGGSGTVFRGITRDGKLFAVKRLDSLSLQSETEFQNELQILGGLKSSFLVTLLGYCVEKDHHRFLVYEYMPNKSLQELLFNEEGSCLSWERRFGIILDVAKALDFMHFGCDPPVIHGDIKPSNVLLDSEFRAKISDFGLSRVKVEEGGGYGGVDLFSQELSESTPQTGVGTPTHHHEVDFSLALQASSSSKNSRTSRNIKGMHLNSMSLAMEEGEGKGKEVEEENEFEQSKEMSVSPNSVLDLGKQWGRNWWWKQEGSGELCSKDYVREWIGSQIHTENPDWDDDGKKITVSSSTPELGVSTRTVDKVESGLNEARFDTLEEKFAKEETSEKKKSRKKKKKKHRNMEEWWKEEEHQDKKKIRVLRIKFKNRLKVPHFRYCFHGKGENCVEDREGEAAGEFSFRRGWRRKSSSSSKKKNKSIGSEMWSGDLFSRELSSTTSMRGTLCYIAPEYGGGCCYLMEKGDIYSFGVLILVIISGRRPLHVLASPMKLEKANLVSWCRQLAQSGNVLELVDERLKDVYSKEEAGLCINLALACLQKAPELRPDISEVVRILRGEMEISATAFEFSPSPPAKNYGSRSKRRS; translated from the coding sequence atgcctTCAAGACAAAACCCAATCCAACCAAAGCCATTCAACAACAACAGAACAGGAGCTCTCTTCTTAATCCTCACAGTCTCATCATCTCTCCTCATCTTCCTCGCAATCATCTACTTCATCTACCACCTCTGGACATCCCTCCTCAACCGCTCAAGAACCATCCCTTTCTTCGACGTCGCCTCCTCTCCTCCATCAAAGCTCCAGCTTTTCTCCTACAAAGAGCTCAAGCTCGCGACCAACGACTTCGACGAGTCCAACGTGATCGGCAAAGGCGGCTCGGGGACCGTCTTCAGAGGCATTACGAGAGACGGGAAGCTCTTCGCGGTCAAGAGACTCGACAGCCTCTCTCTCCAGTCCGAGACCGAGTTCCAGAACGAGCTGCAGATCCTCGGGGGGCTAAAATCGTCTTTTCTCGTGACGCTTTTGGGGTACTGCGTTGAGAAGGATCACCACAGGTTCTTGGTCTACGAGTATATGCCCAACAAGAGTCTCCAAGAGCTTCTTTTCAACGAAGAAGGCTCGTGCTTGAGCTGGGAGAGGAGGTTTGGTATCATTCTTGATGTAGCCAAAGCTCTCGACTTTATGCATTTTGGGTGTGACCCGCCGGTGATTCACGGAGATATCAAGCCGAGTAATGTTCTTCTTGATTCTGAGTTTAGGGCGAAGATCTCTGACTTTGGTTTGTCTAGAGTGAAAGTGGAGGAGGGAGGAGGTTATGGTGGGGTTGATCTGTTCAGTCAAGAGCTTTCTGAGAGCACTCCTCAGACGGGCGTTGGCACTCCAACGCATCATCATGAGGTTGATTTCTCTCTTGCGTTacaagcttcttcgtcttctaaGAATAGTAGGACGAGCCGTAACATCAAGGGAATGCATTTGAACTCGATGAGTTTGGCTATGGAAGAAGGTGAGGGGAAAGGGAAAGAGGTTGAGGAGGAGAATGAGTTTGAGCAGAGTAAGGAGATGAGTGTGAGTCCTAACTCGGTTCTTGATTTGGGGAAACAGTGGGGGAGAAATTGGTGGTGGAAGCAAGAAGGGAGTGGGGAGTTGTGTAGTAAAGATTACGTTAGGGAGTGGATAGGGAGTCAGATTCACACTGAGAATCCGGATTGGGATGATGATGGGAAGAAGATCACCGTTAGCAGTAGCACTCCTGAGCTGGGAGTTTCAACTAGGACAGTAGATAAAGTAGAGTCTGGTTTGAATGAAGCTAGGTTTGACACTCTAGAAGAGAAGTTTGCAAAGGAAGAGACCAGCGAGAAGAAGAAAtctagaaagaagaagaagaagaagcatagGAACATGGAGGAATGGTGGAAAGAGGAAGAACATCAAGACAAAAAGAAGATTAGAGTATTGAGAATCAAGTTCAAGAACCGTTTAAAAGTCCCACATTTTCGTTACTGTTTCCATGGTAAAGGCGAAAACTGCGTTGAAGACAGAGAAGGAGAAGCAGCAGGAGAGTTCAGCTTCAGAAGAGGATGGAGAAGGaaaagcagcagcagcagcaagaagaagaacaaatcaATAGGGAGTGAGATGTGGAGTGGGGACTTGTTCAGCCGCGAGTTAAGCAGCACTACTAGCATGAGAGGGACACTGTGCTACATAGCACCAGAGTacggaggaggctgctgttacTTGATGGAGAAAGGCGATATCTACAGCTTTGGAGTACTGATCCTAGTGATCATCTCAGGTAGGAGGCCTTTGCACGTCCTTGCGTCGCCGATGAAGCTTGAGAAAGCCAATTTGGTGAGCTGGTGTAGGCAGCTGGCTCAGTCAGGGAACGTTCTTGAGCTGGTGGACGAGAGGTTGAAGGATGTGTATAGCAAGGAAGAAGCGGGACTGTGCATTAACTTGGCTTTGGCTTGTCTACAGAAAGCGCCTGAGCTAAGGCCTGATATTAGTGAAGTTGTGAGGATACTGAGAGGTGAAATGGAGATTTCAGCGACTGCTTTTGAGTTTTCTCCATCGCCTCCTGCAAAAAATTATGGCAGTAGATCAAAGCGGAGAAGTTAG